One Tachypleus tridentatus isolate NWPU-2018 chromosome 3, ASM421037v1, whole genome shotgun sequence DNA window includes the following coding sequences:
- the LOC143247133 gene encoding uncharacterized protein LOC143247133 isoform X1 — MLYSVIYVCITFAEVLENNIEKMKGISEIAIMMCFVASEVSAQRHGLSIWQSRGWWGSNKNRQPVTAIRSPRPFPLVRFKRGIEESSDGKKMEQSVAISALPAYSTFLDTRSRNNKKNCIARLLCAMGVDGILYNYFSHNLINLLGVEEDDTSVLKNAFKLGMTHKSWMLCRNMYGSCNS; from the exons TACTGGAAAACAACATTGAAAAAATGAAGGGTATTTCTGAAATTGCTATAATGATGTGCTTTGTAGCTTCAGAAGTTTCTGCCCAAAGACATGGGCTTTCTATCTGGCAATCACGTGGATGGTGGGGTTCAAACAAAAATAGACAACCTGTTACTGCAATAAGAAGTCCTCGCCCATTCCCACTTGTCCGTTTTAAAAGAGGTATAGAGGAATCATCTGATGGGAAGAAGATGGAACAGTCAGTGGCCATCAGTGCATTACCTGCATACTCCACTTTCTTGGACACTAGGagtagaaataacaaaaaaaactgtaTCGCTCGACTTTTATGTGCCATGGGGGTGGATGGAATCCTATACAATTACTTTAGTCATAATTTGATAAATTTGCTTGG GGTTGAAGAAGACGACACGTCTGTTTTAAAGAATGCCTTTAAATTGGGCATGACACACAAGAGCTGGATGCTATGTAGAAACATGTACGGAAGTTGCAACTCTTAG
- the LOC143247133 gene encoding uncharacterized protein LOC143247133 isoform X2: MKGISEIAIMMCFVASEVSAQRHGLSIWQSRGWWGSNKNRQPVTAIRSPRPFPLVRFKRGIEESSDGKKMEQSVAISALPAYSTFLDTRSRNNKKNCIARLLCAMGVDGILYNYFSHNLINLLGVEEDDTSVLKNAFKLGMTHKSWMLCRNMYGSCNS; the protein is encoded by the exons ATGAAGGGTATTTCTGAAATTGCTATAATGATGTGCTTTGTAGCTTCAGAAGTTTCTGCCCAAAGACATGGGCTTTCTATCTGGCAATCACGTGGATGGTGGGGTTCAAACAAAAATAGACAACCTGTTACTGCAATAAGAAGTCCTCGCCCATTCCCACTTGTCCGTTTTAAAAGAGGTATAGAGGAATCATCTGATGGGAAGAAGATGGAACAGTCAGTGGCCATCAGTGCATTACCTGCATACTCCACTTTCTTGGACACTAGGagtagaaataacaaaaaaaactgtaTCGCTCGACTTTTATGTGCCATGGGGGTGGATGGAATCCTATACAATTACTTTAGTCATAATTTGATAAATTTGCTTGG GGTTGAAGAAGACGACACGTCTGTTTTAAAGAATGCCTTTAAATTGGGCATGACACACAAGAGCTGGATGCTATGTAGAAACATGTACGGAAGTTGCAACTCTTAG